From Ipomoea triloba cultivar NCNSP0323 chromosome 5, ASM357664v1, the proteins below share one genomic window:
- the LOC116018868 gene encoding probable beta-D-xylosidase 7, whose translation MGYTITTCCTIFLLYAFAVLRSLQAEPTRPPFSCDSSNALTSSYPFCNSSLSIPERVGDLVSRLTLEEKISQLVNSAAAIPRLNISAHEWWSEALHGVSRHGRGIRFNGTVHAATMFPQTILSAASFDERLWYRIGQAIGREARAMYNAGQAMGMTYWAPNINIIRDPRWGRSQETAGEDPPMVGKYGVAYVRGIQGDSFEGGALKDHHLQASACCKHFVAQDLDNWHNVTRYVFDAKVGEQDMADSFMPPFKRCVEEGKASSIMCAYNLVNGVPNCANYDLLTKMARQQWGFQGYIVSDCDAVQIIHDQQGYAKLPEDAAALVLKAGMDLNCGSYLSKYTMLAVEKKKVQESDIDRAVNNLFSVRMRLGLFDGDPKELEYGDIAPKEICSQEHRDLALEAVRNGIVLLKNSAGLLPLSKTQTASLAVIGPSANASEPLLGNYEGFPCKNVTFLQALQSYVSNTMYHQGCDFVNCTSTATDEAIKIAEVADNVVLIMGLDQTQEREKLDRTDLILPGKQESLISDIAEVAKKPVVLVLLSGGPIDVSFAKENPKIGSILWIGYPGEMGGIALAETIFGDNNPGGKLPSTWYPQDFIKIPMTDMRMRPENSTGYPGRTYRFYTGPKVFEFGYGLSYTNHLYKFTSVTQNNLHLTHNFSSTPKRSVSVSEIQPEICRVAAFSVKVRVQNDGKIASKHPVLLFLRQDRQGQRDPIKQLVGFQSVKLSAGESSEIEFVVNPCEHFSKASENGSMVIERGKYFLVVEDEEYPISVVT comes from the exons ATGGGATACACTATCACCACCTGCTGCACCATCTTTCTCCTCTATGCATTCGCGGTTCTTCGCTCCCTCCAAGCTGAGCCAACTCGGCCTCCGTTCTCATGTGACTCATCCAACGCGTTAACGAGTTCTTATCCCTTCTGCAACTCCTCGCTGTCCATTCCCGAGAGGGTGGGGGACCTGGTCTCCAGGCTCACTCTGGAAGAGAAAATCTCGCAGCTTGTTAACTCGGCAGCTGCAATCCCCCGCCTCAACATCTCCGCTCACGAGTGGTGGTCCGAGGCGTTGCACGGCGTTTCCCGCCACGGAAGGGGAATCCGCTTCAACGGCACCGTCCATGCCGCCACCATGTTCCCCCAAACCATCCTCTCCGCCGCCTCATTTGACGAACGCCTCTGGTATCGAATTGGCCAG GCAATTGGGAGAGAGGCAAGAGCAATGTATAATGCAGGACAGGCAATGGGGATGACATATTGGGCaccaaatataaacataataaggGATCCAAGGTGGGGAAGAAGCCAGGAGACAGCAGGGGAAGACCCACCAATGGTTGGGAAATATGGAGTGGCTTATGTAAGAGGCATTCAGGGGGATAGTTTTGAAGGTGGTGCCCTTAAGGATCATCATCTCCAAGCCTCAGCTTGTTGCAAGCACTTCGTCGCCCAAGATTTAGACAACTGGCATAATGTCACACGCTACGTCTTTGATGCTAAA GTTGGTGAGCAGGATATGGCTGATTCGTTCATGCCACCGTTTAAGAGATGTGTAGAAGAAGGGAAAGCCAGCAGTATAATGTGTGCTTACAATCTTGTAAATGGGGTTCCTAACTGTGCTAATTATGATCTCTTGACCAAGATGGCTCGCCAACAATGGGGCTTTCAAGG GTACATTGTGTCAGATTGCGATGCAGTTCAGATCATTCATGATCAACAAGGATATGCTAAATTGCCAGAAGATGCAGCAGCCCTTGTGCTCAAAGCTG GCATGGATTTGAACTGTGGTTCCTACTTGAGCAAGTACACAATGTTAGCTGTTGAAAAGAAGAAAGTGCAAGAATCTGATATAGACAGAGCTGTTAACAACCTTTTCTCTGTCAGAATGAGGCTAGGGTTGTTTGATGGCGATCCGAAAGAACTGGAATATGGTGACATCGCTCCAAAGGAAATCTGCAGTCAGGAGCACCGGGACCTAGCCCTCGAAGCAGTAAGAAATGGGATTGTCCTTCTAAAGAACTCGGCAGGCCTCCTCCCACTTTCGAAGACACAAACTGCATCCCTCGCTGTGATAGGACCGAGTGCGAATGCTTCAGAACCGCTCTTGGGTAACTATGAAGGTTTCCCTTGTAAGAACGTTACGTTTCTACAAGCACTTCAGAGCTATGTGAGTAACACAATGTATCATCAAGGCTGTGATTTTGTGAACTGCACCTCTACTGCAACCGATGAAGCTATTAAGATTGCTGAAGTGGCGGATAACGTTGTGTTAATCATGGGACTGGATCAAACTCAGGAGAGGGAGAAGCTTGACAGGACAGACTTAATACTCCCCGGAAAACAGGAATCTCTTATCTCAGACATAGCGGAAGTTGCTAAGAAACCAGTCGTTTTGGTGCTTCTGTCTGGAGGGCCTATTGATGTATCATTTGCAAAAGAAAACCCAAAGATTGGAAGCATTTTGTGGATTGGTTACCCTGGTGAAATGGGAGGAATTGCACTAGCAGAGACCATATTTGGTGACAACAATCCAG GAGGGAAATTACCATCCACATGGTATCCCCAGGATTTCATCAAAATCCCAATGACAGATATGAGAATGAGGCCCGAAAATTCCACAGGATATCCTGGGCGCACTTACAGATTCTATACCGGCCCAAAAGTTTTCGAATTTGGCTATGGTCTGAGCTACACTAACCACCTTTACAAGTTCACCTCTGTCACTCAGAACAATCTACATTTGACTCATAATTTTTCTTCCACACCCAAAAGATCGGTTTCAGTTTCAGAGATTCAACCCGAGATCTGCAGGGTTGCTGCATTTTCAGTCAAAGTGAGAGTGCAGAATGATGGGAAAATTGCAAGCAAGCACCCGGTGCTGTTATTCCTCAGGCAAGACAGACAGGGACAACGCGATCCAATCAAACAACTGGTtgggtttcaaagtgtgaagtTGAGTGCAGGGGAAAGTAGTGAAATTGAATTTGTAGTGAATCCTTGTGAGCATTTCAGCAAGGCTAGTGAAAATGGTTCAATGGTGATTGAAAGAGGCAAGTATTTTCTTGTTGTGGAAGATGAGGAATACCCCATCAGTGTTGTAACCTGA